TACCTCGAATTCCACAAGATCAGGTTTCCCGGGGGATTGAAGTACTGGTCGGTCACCGATGCCAACGCAGACCTCGGCTCCAAGGCACCGTATCAGCCGGATCGCGCTCGCGAAGCTGCGGCGATCCATGCAGCGCATTTCCAGGAGATCCTCGATCAGCTGAGCGCGGGAGCCGAGCGTGGCGACGATGCGATCATTGCGCCGTTCGACACCGAACTCTTCGGCCATTGGTGGTTCGAGGGGATCAATTTCCTCCGCTACCTGTTCGAGGACCTGACCGCCAATCGCGACACGGCGAACGGTTCGTCCCCGTCGACATCCGGCGCGGCGCTCCGGGCTGCTCCGCCGACTACGGCGGTGCGTCTGGCGGAAGGATCGTGGGGGAAGGACGGCGACTTCTCGATGTGGATGAATCCGGAGACCGAATGGACGTGGCGCCGGCTCTGGCCGCTGGAAGATCGCTTCTGGAATGCGGTGCCGTCCGCCTTGCAGCGATGGGACGCGCGACCGATTCTCGAACAGGCGGCGCGCGAACTGCTCCTGGCGCAAAGCTCTGACTGGCAATTCATCATTTCGACCGGCGCCGCCGGCGACTATGCCACCAAACGCTTCGTCGAGCATTGTGACGCGCTCGAGCGGCTGCTCCCGTTCGTCGAACACGGCGACTCCGATCTCGGCGCCGGCCGCCAGCTTGCGGCCGAACTCTTCGCGATCGATGGGCCATTTGCGGAGCTGGGTGGCGCGATCGCCGCCGCTTCGGACGTTCGCACCCGCGCCTGACCATGCATCACGTCATCATCCACGGCCATTTCTACCAGCCGCCGCGCGAGGATCCGTGGCTCGACCTCGTCCCGCCCGAACCGAGCGCCGCGCCAGCCCATGACTGGAATGAGCGCATTACGCGCGAGTGCTATCAGCCGCTCGCCGCGGCGCGCGTCCTCGGCGCCGACGGCAAGATCATCGACGTCGTCAACGCGTACGCGTGGTGCTCCTTCGACGTCGGCCCCACCCTGCACCGCTGGCTCGATCGGTACGCACCTGCGGTCGGCGCCGCCTTCGTGGAGGGCGATCGTGCCTCGGTTGCGCGACTCGGCCATGGCAACGCAATGGCGATGCCGTACCACCACGTCATCCTGCCGCTGGTGTCACGGCGCGACAAGGTCACCGAAGTGCGCTGGGGAATCCGCGATTTCACCACGCGCTTCGGCCGGCCACCGGAAGGGATCTGGCTCCCCGAGACTGCCGTCGATGAGGAGACGCTCGATGTCGTCGCCGGCGAGGGGATTCGCTTCACCGTCCTGGCGCCGAGCCAGGTCGATGTCGTCCCGGCATTCGGGCGGCCGGGTCGGTGGCGCGGCAGCGCCGGGCGCGAGCTGGCGGTCTTCGTCTACGACGGGATGCTGGCCCACCAGGTTGCATTCGGCGATGCGTTGACACGCGCCGACGAATGGGAGAAATCGCTCACAAGTCCGTTTCCCTCGCGCGACGGCGGCCCGAGCGTGGTGTCGATCGCCACCGACGGCGAAACATTCGGCCACCACCACCGATTTGGCGATCTGGCGCTCGCCGCGGTGATCCATCGCATCGGCCGCCGCTCCGACGCGTCAATGACGAACTACGCGACAGTGCTCCGCGCATCGCCACCGCAGCACGATGTGAGGATCGTGTCCCCGAGCTCGTGGAGCTGTCCGCACGGCGTCGACCGCTGGCGGCTGGCGTGCGGGTGCCGGATATCGGCCGGATCCTCGCAAGAATGGCGCGTCACGCTGCGGCAGGCGCTCGATCGGTTGTACGCCGGGATCACGGCCGCGGTGGAGCACCGCTGGCCGTCCGCCGCGGGCGACCTCTGGAACGCGCGGGACGCAGCTGGCCCATCGATCGAGCATGTCGACGCGCTGCCGGCCGAGGCGCGACGGTTGCTGGCTGCTGAGTCGCACGCGCTGGCGATGTTCACGTCGTGCGCCTGGTTCTTTGACGATCTCGGACGCATCGAACCGGCGATCGTAATGCGACACGCCGCGCGCGCGTTGCAACTGCTCGGTCCGGAGGATCGCACGCAGCTCGAGGGCACGCTGGTCGAGACGCTCGCTGGTGCGCACAGCGCCGACCCCGCGAAGGGGAGCGGCGCTGCGATCTGGCATCGAGACGTGATCACCGGCGCCGATGGGTTTGTGAAGCTGGCGGCCGGCCTCGGTGCGATGCGTGCGCTCGCACCAGACCTCCTTGACGACATCGCAGTGCCGCCGCATCGCTGGCGCCTCGACGGCGACGACATCGTCGTGACCGACGGAGAATCCGGCGAAGAACTCCGCTGGCGCGTCGACGTGGTCACGCCGGGAATTCTCCCCTCCGTCGCCTCCGTTCGCGCGATTCCAGGCCACAGCGCGGTCCGGGTCACGGCCCGCGAGTATCCCGATCCAATCCGCACGGCACTCCGTGATGTCGTTACGCCAATGGCGTACGACGCGGCACTGCTGCCGAGCGATGCGGCCCTCGTTCGCGCCGGGCTTCTGGACATCCCGTCCGCGCGGTTGCGCGCGGTTGCCGGCGCCTGGGCATTGATCGACCGCGACGGAATCGATGAAGCGGGAGTCGTTCTGCACGCGGCACTCGATCTGTTCGACGCTGACGGAACGCCGATTCCCGATGAGGTTCGCACCCAGGGATACCTCCGATTGTTCCCGCTCGCCACGTCACCAGCGCGCCAATCTCTCGCCGACCGATTGGGAGTGAAGGTTGCCCACGCGCGCTGATCTCTCTCCAGCTCCTGGCGCGTCGGGCGCGGCTACCGAACCGCTCCGCTTCTCGTTCGCACTCCACCTGCATCAGCCGGTCGGGAATTTCGACTCGGTCTTCCAGCAGCATCTGGACGACGTCTACCGGCCGCTCCTCTCTGCGCTCATGTCAGGTGAGTGCTGGCCGGTGGCGATGCACATCTCCGGGCCGCTTCTCGAGTGGCTGGAACACCACGCTGGCGATTTCGTCGACGAGATCGGCCTCTACGCAGCGGCCGGACGGCTCGAACTCCTCGCCGCGGGTCACGACGAGCCGATTCTCGCCGTGCTGTCGCGCGAAGACCGGATCGAACAGGTGGTGCGGCACCGCGAATGGCTGCGACGACGCTTCGGTGTCGACGCGGTGGGGCTCTGGCTAACCGAGCGCGTCTGGGAACCGACGATCGCCGAAGACCTTGCCACCGCTGGTGTGCAGTTCGTCCTGGTCGACGACCGCCATTTCCGCGTGACTGGCTTCACGCAGGACGAACTGCATCGGCACTTCATG
This sequence is a window from Gemmatimonadales bacterium. Protein-coding genes within it:
- a CDS encoding DUF3536 domain-containing protein, encoding MHHVIIHGHFYQPPREDPWLDLVPPEPSAAPAHDWNERITRECYQPLAAARVLGADGKIIDVVNAYAWCSFDVGPTLHRWLDRYAPAVGAAFVEGDRASVARLGHGNAMAMPYHHVILPLVSRRDKVTEVRWGIRDFTTRFGRPPEGIWLPETAVDEETLDVVAGEGIRFTVLAPSQVDVVPAFGRPGRWRGSAGRELAVFVYDGMLAHQVAFGDALTRADEWEKSLTSPFPSRDGGPSVVSIATDGETFGHHHRFGDLALAAVIHRIGRRSDASMTNYATVLRASPPQHDVRIVSPSSWSCPHGVDRWRLACGCRISAGSSQEWRVTLRQALDRLYAGITAAVEHRWPSAAGDLWNARDAAGPSIEHVDALPAEARRLLAAESHALAMFTSCAWFFDDLGRIEPAIVMRHAARALQLLGPEDRTQLEGTLVETLAGAHSADPAKGSGAAIWHRDVITGADGFVKLAAGLGAMRALAPDLLDDIAVPPHRWRLDGDDIVVTDGESGEELRWRVDVVTPGILPSVASVRAIPGHSAVRVTAREYPDPIRTALRDVVTPMAYDAALLPSDAALVRAGLLDIPSARLRAVAGAWALIDRDGIDEAGVVLHAALDLFDADGTPIPDEVRTQGYLRLFPLATSPARQSLADRLGVKVAHAR